The sequence AAAAATGAATGTATTTGATGTTTCTGACCCTGAAAATATGGAACAGAAAAATTCATCTCCTATAGATACTGGGATTACTACACCTGAAGATTTAAAACCTTCAAAAGATGGTGAATATGCATACGTTGCAGGTGGTAATGATGGTGTAGCGATGCTTGACCTTGATAAAAATAATGATGGGGATAAAGTTGATCCTGAAAATTTAACAACTGTTGACCCAGATGGAGATAATACAAAAGGCTCAGCTAATGCTCTTGATGTTGTTAATGATGGAACAAATGATTATGTTGTTGTAGCTGATGGAGATGAAGGTGTAGCACTTCTTAAAGCTGACCCAACAAATGCAGGAAATGAGTTGACAAATGTTGATACTAAACCAACAGGTGATACATCTTCTAATGCAAAAGATGTTGCTGCTTCACAAGATGGTCAATATGCTTATGTTGCAGATGAAGACAACGGGCTTGTTACATTTAAAGTAGACCCTAATGATGAAAATGGAGACGGAAATAAACTTGAAAAACTTAATACAGATGATACATCAAAATACGGCAAAGCACAGGCTGTAGCTGTTTCTCCAGATGGGAAATATGCTTATGTAACGGTTCAGGAAGACAGCCCTGACCCAGCTCAAGCAAAAGCTTATCTTTTAACCTACGCATTATGTAACCCTGAAGACCCTGTTCTGTTAAATGTTGAAGACCTTCCAAAAGGAAATATTCCGTCTGACATTGTAGTTTCTCCTGAAAAGAAAAAATTATTTATACCTGACGGAGAGAATGGCTTAATTGAGGCTGATATTTCAGACCAATCTAAGCCGGAAGTTGATGGTTTTGTAAATACAGATGGTTCCGTAAATGGAGTTGCACTGAAAGATGATGGCACTTATGCGATAGTTACTGATAATGATAAAGGGGTTAAATCTATTGCAACAGACCTTATTCCACCTATTGTTCTTGGATATGCAAGCACTTATGCAGCTATTGACCTTACAGAAACAAAAGATAAGCTTTATTCATTAATTGCTGATGCTTATTGTGGTCTTAGAGTTGCAGATGTAAGCGACCCAGCAAATCCAAAAATTCTTAATGACTGTGTATGGGATACAACCAGATATGCTAATAGTGTTGCTGTGAGTAATGATGGAAATACAGCTTATGTGGCAACTTCGGCAGGTGGTGTAAAAGTTTATGATGTATCTGACAAAAAAGCTCCTAATAATGTGGCCGATATTCCTGTTAAAAGTTCCGGGGATTCATGTAATAATGAAGCTATAAACTGCGATGCTGCCCATGATGTTTATTTAGATGAAAGTAGAGGACTTCTATTTGTTGCAGAAGGAACAGCAGGATTAAGAATATTTAATATCTCAGACAACACTGAAAAAGGAAGTCTTGATGATGGAGATACTTCTTCTGCAAGCAATAATGACATAAGAACTGTTGAACTTACACCTGACGGTCAAAAAGCTATCCTTGGTGATATTAAGAGAGGGGTTGTTATAGTTGATGTTTCTAACCCTGCTAATCCAACCGAGGAGCAGGTGATTTCTACAGGAATAGGTCTTCAAGATAGTGTTGCAATAAATGGAAATTATATCTATGTTGCTGCAGGACAGAACGGAGTTAAGGTGTTTGATGCAACGTCTTATAATGAAGTTGCCAGCTTATCTTATAAAGAAGACTCTACAGATACTATCTTTGCAAATGCCATCAAAATTTCAACAGACGGAAAACTGGCATTCGTATCTGATGTTGATAAAGGTCTTGTAATCTTAGATATATCAAATCCGGCAAATCCTGTAGTTCTTGGAATGCTTGATACTCCAGGTGAATCTTATTCATCTGTGATTGATGGTGATAAATCTATAGGATTTGTGGCTGACGGTTCAAAAGGCCTACTTCTTCTTGATGTATCATCATTCAAATAATATCCAAAGGGGGCTTAAGCCCCCTTTTTTCTTTTCATAAAGTTTAAATTTTCGTGGAATTTCAAATTTTTAATCTGTAGACAAACCTAAAATATAAAAATCACCAGTTTATATTTAATAAAATCAAAGCGACTACGGCACCTATAATTAATGAAAGCAAAGCAATTATTATATTTGCTGTTCTTTTTAGTTCGTCTTCAGCATTTTGAATAATAATACTATTTTCATAGTATAATTCCTTCAAAAGCTTAGATTTTTCTATTTTATTTGAAATCTGTTTTGTCTTTAGATTAAAGCAGTAAATTTCCTGCCATTTCTGGTCTTTATGAAAGAATTGAAGGATTTTTAATTTTTCATCTTCAATTTCAATCATTATTTTGTAAAAAGATATAAAATCCTTTATATTTTCGTAATCTTTATCTCCCAATATTTCTCTATATATCTGTAAAACCTTAGTATCTAAATCCTCTCCTATAAAGGAGAGAGTTTTAATAGCCATTATTTACTCACCAACTTTGCTCCAAATTTTTTCCTTTTTGCATTTACAAATTTTTGTATCTCTTTCCAGCTTTTTGTATTAAGGATATCCTTTTTAGTTGCCCAGCCTCTTCTGGCAACAGCAACACCTATTTCCATGAATGCAAAATTTCCAAGGTTATGGGCATCTGTTGATATTACCAGTTTTACTCCTTCTTCAATAGCTTTTCTAACCCATATATCATCTATATCCATTCTTCTGGGTTGAGCATTGATTTCCAATGCTGTTCCCGTTTCTTTTGCAGCTTTTATTACAGCATCCATATCAACTGGATAAGCATCTCTTAATCCTATAAGTCTGCCTGTTGGGTGTCCTATGACGTTTACATAAGGATTTTCCATGGCTTTTATAATTCTATCTGTATTGTCTCTGTTGAAATGGCTGTGGACAGAGGCTACAACCCAATCAAGCTGGGATAAAACCTCATCTGAGAGGTCTAAGCTACCATCAAGTAAAATATCAACTTCACTTCCTTTTTTAACAAAATCCAGACCTGCCATTTTATTAATTAGCTCAATCTCTTTTATTTCTTCAAGTAGTCTTTCCTCATCAAGACCATGGGCTACTCTCTGTGATTTTGAGTGGTCTGTTATAACGATGTATTCATATTTGTAATTATTTCTCACAAAATCAACAATATCTTTTATTGCAACTACACCGTCAGACCATGTGGAATGAACATGTAAATCTCCTTTTATGTCCTTAAGTTCCACTAATTTGGGAAGTTTATGTGCCATGGCAGCCTCTATTTCTCCTCTATCTTCCCTTAATTCCGGTGGTATCCAGTCCATACCAACAGCCTCATAAACGCTTTCTTCTGTTTCTCCGGCTATTTTTTCTTCTGTGTCAACTTTGAAAACCCCGTATTCATTAATTTTTAAACCTTTTTCTTTGGCTATTTCTCTTAAATGAATATTATGCTGTTTAGAACCTGTAAAATATTGAAGAGCTGCTCCCCATTCCTCATCCTTAAATATCCTTAAATCAACCTGCCTTTCTTTGTCTTCAAATTTCATAATTACAGAGGATTTTTTTGGACCTTTTACTAAAACTTCCGAAACTTCATCCAGGGAGGTAAAAAAGTCCATTATTTTTAGTCTATCTTTGTCATCAGCTGTTACAAGAATATCCAAATCTCCTATGGTTTCTTTTCTTCTTCGTGTGCTGCCTACAACTTCTATTTTGTGTATTTCTTTAAGATTAGATTTTAGCTTTTCTATAAGATATTTTGATATCTGGAGAGCTTCCCACAGGAGTATTCTCCTTTTGGATATTTCATACATCTGAAGGCCTTTTAGCATATTCTCAACTTTTTTAGGACCAAATCCTTCAAGTCGTTCAATTCTACCGTCTTTAAGGGCTTTTATAAGTTCTTCTTTTGTGGTTATTCCCAGTTCCTCATAAATTCTTTTTAAAGTTTTTGGTCCAAATCCAGGTAAATCTATTAACTCTATGAAATCCTCCGGGACTTTCTTTTTTAGTTCTTCATATTTCTGGATTTTTCCTGTTTGAACATACTCTTCTATTTTTGAGGCGATAGACGGACCTATTCCCCTGATTGTGTATAGCTTACCTGTGGCTATATAATTTCTTACATCATCCGGAAGGTCTTCTATTATATGGGCTGCCCTTTGATAAGCCATAGCCCTGAATCTATCATCTAAAAACTCATAAATCGCAGCCATTTTTTTGAAAATATTTGCAAGGTCTTTGTTTATGTTATACATTTTCTCTCCCTGAATATTATTTTTAGATAAAATTAAAATAGTTCTGAATTTATACCGGTGCAAATGATGAAAAATATAGATGAAAAATTTATGAAAATGGCCCTGCAGGAAGCCAGAAAAGCAAAAGGATATACACACCCAAATCCTGCAGTGGGAGCAGTTATAGTTAAAGATGGAAAAATAATAGGCAAAGGCTATCATAAAAAAGCCGGAATGCCCCATGCAGAAAAGGAAGCTATAAAGGATGCCTTTTCAAAAGGCTTTGATATAGCCGGCTCTACAATGTATGTAACACTTGAGCCATGCTGTCATTATGGAAGAACTCCACCTTGCACAGAGGCTATAATTGATAACCGTATAAAAAGAGTCGTAGTTGCCACTTTAGACCCTAATCCTCAGGTGGCAGGTAAAGGGGTAGAGATTTTAAGAAAGCAAGGTATTCAGGTTGAAACAGGTATTTTGGAAAAAGAAGCTAGAAAATTAAATGAAGATTTTTTTATTTATATAAGAAAAAAAAGGCCTTTTGTTCATCTGAAAATAGCCCAGACCCTTGATGGAAAAATAGCAACAAAAACCGGCTCTTCTAAATGGATTACAGGGGAAAAGGCAAGAAGGTTTGCCCATAAATTAAGGAAAGAAGCGACAGCAGTCTTGGTTGGAGTCGGAACGGCTCTGGCAGATAATCCTCAATTAACTGTGCGAAACTATCCATCCAAAAAACAGCCTTTAAGGGTGCTTATTGATAAGTATCTGCAAACCCCTCTTGATTATAAAATCTTTGATAGCACTGCAAAAACTATTGTTTTTGTGGCTGAAGATATTCCTGAGGGACAATTAAAACCTTTTAAAAATAAAGAAAATATTCAGATAATAAAACTCCCTTTAAAAGAAGGTAGATTTGATATAAATGATATTTTGAAAAAGCTTTATGAACTTGAGGTTATGCATTTACTTGTTGAAGGAGGAAATTCAATAATCACAGAGTTTATAACTTCAGGAATTTATGACAAAATTTCTTTATTTGTTGCTCCTAAACTTATAGGTGAAGATGGTATATCAGCTATTGGAAAACTGGGAGTAGAAGATATAAATGAGGCATCAAAATTAAGGGTGGAAGGAATAAAAAGGCTTCCACCGGATATTTATTTTGAGCTATATCCTCTTAAAATGGAGGATTAGGTTTTACATCTTTATAAATATCTACTTCTTTTTTCATATTTTCAAGATACTGTTTTAAAGCAGTAGCTTTTTTAACCCAATTTGCTGTTAGTTTTTGTGTTCTTGGAAACTGATCTGTGATTTCATTGTATTGTGAAATTCTGTAATCTATAAAGTCAATAATAATGTCCAGAAAATCTTTCAGTTTGTCCATCTGTTTTGCATAGATAAACAGGTCTTTAAGCATCTCTTTCCTTTCTCTGATTGAAACATTTACTCCAAGAAGCATTCCCATTTTTCTAAGGTCATATCTGGATATATAAATTCCGCTTTTTGCCGGGACAGTTAAGATTTTGAGAATTTTCTGAAATTCTGTTTCTTCCTCAGCTTGCTGGAGGAATTTCATATTTGTCATATAAGGGTTTTTCATAAGGTCTTTTTCATTCATATCCATACTCTACACCTGCCTGCTGGATTTTTACTAATTGTATCATAAAACAAAAAAGCCCCTACAAAGTAGGGGCTTGGGAGGGAGTTTATTGATTAAACACCGGCAGGTGCTTCAGCTTCTTTAACTTCTACTTCAACTTCTGGTCCTTGCCAGAGGCCATGTTTTGTGCAGTAGCTCATAGCTTGAAGTCTGAGTTTGTTTTTAGTTGGAACAATGTAAAAATCTACTTCTGCTTGTGAGCATTGGTTTCCTTGAACTCCTGGAACAAATGTAGCTTGTCCAAGGAAAGTGTCTCCATCCCAGAGTTGAACCCATGCAATATAGTGGTCAAAATCATCTGGGTGACAGTATTCTTCACCAACTTTTACTTTAACTTTAAGTTTTTGTCCTTTTACAGCTTCTCCTTCAACATGAACAAATGGAGAGTGTCTGTCAATGTAGTCTCTTTTTGCTTCTTTGTCAATTTGAGAAATGTCCACATAATTGTTTATTTTTGGCATCTTTCAATACCTCCTGTTTTTTATTTTGATTTATATATTAAGCCTGATATACAAAATCTAAAATGAGAATTGTCATATCTTAGCTCCACTGATAAAGTGCAGATGCTATATAGTATCCTGCTCCAAACCCAACAATCATACCCTTCTTACCTGACTTGTTTTCTTTGTTAGAAAAGTAACTATCGAGAATGAGCAAACAACTGGGAGCACTCATATTCCCATACATATTAAACATTTTATAAGCTTCTGAAATCTGTTCTTCGGAAAGTCCAAGAATTTCAGGTTTTTTAAATTGTTCTAATATAGCCGGTCCCCCTTGGTGTATAGCCCATTCTTCAATATTTTCTACAGAAATATTTTTTTCCGATAGTAAAGGTTTTATTGCCTTTTCAGAAACAATTGGAGGAATTTCTTCTCTAAGGCTATTACTTAACATAAATACACCGTTTTCCATTTTTATTGCATTTCCAGGGGAGTAATCAACCTTAAAATCTATAAGCTCAATTAACGGAAAATTGAATTTATCTTTCATACTCTCTGGTATTAGCAGAACTCCTACTCCCCCATCTGAAAATAATAAATTTGATTTTATAGATTCTTTAAATAAAGGGTTTTTAGGGTCGTATATAAAACTGGCCACACTTGAACATTGGTCAAATGTGAAAGAGATTGCAGCTTTATTAAATTTTTTACAAAACTCAGCAGCATTTTTTAAAGAAATAACTCCAGCAGCACAACCATAATATGCAAGCTCTTCAGGGGGTATATCTGTATTAATTCCGGTTTCCATAACAAGTTGGCTCGCCAAATTCGGTAAAAAATCTTTGTTATAAGTTGTGTTATAAGCAACAGATAAAAATCCTATATTTTCAATACCAACTTCTTCTGAAAGTTCGTTTATTACCTTTTTTCCCCATTTTTTTGGATGGTCTTCTTTTCTCTTTAGCTTTATTTCTGGGATACTGTCTAAATCTATGGCTATAGGTTTTTGTTCAATATTCATATTTTTTGCAAACTTTTTAACCAGTTTTGCTACCCTTTCCCCAAATATCTCCTTTGAATAGCTTTTTTCAAGAATATAATCAAAATCATAGGATGGTGGTAAAACTTTTGTGATTTTTGCGATGTAAACTTTCATATTAATAACATCCCTCCCTGTATATCCATATTTTGTTAAAATAAAATTAAAATCAAATAAAATCAAGGAGAAGAACAATGCAATTCAAAATAACGAGCGGTCATCTAAAAAATGCCAGAACAAAAGCAGTTATTTCCTTTGTTTTTAAAGAACAAAAAAAACTCCCTGAGGAGATAGCACAGCTTGATGAAATTCTTGAAGGTGCAATATCAGCCCTCAAAAGAGAAATAAAATTTAATGGTGATTTTGGGAAAGTTCTAACAGTTCCATCACTTGGAAAAGGAAAGGCTGATTTTGTAATTCTTATCGGTGCAGGTTCCAAAAGAGATTTTGACCTTGATAAAGCAAGAAGACTTGGTGCTGCAGCTGTTAGAAAGATGAGGAATATGAAAGTAGACAAAGCGATGATTGATGCTGAAGCTCTTTCAATTAAAGATGAAGACCCTGATATAGCACAGGCAATCACAGAAGGAGTAATACTTGGAAATTACAGATTTGATAAATATATGTCCAAAAAAGATGAATTTGAACCTAAAGAGGTTCAGATTAGAGTGAAAAGAAAATATAAAAATGCTGCAGAAGAAAAGGTAAAAATAGGCAAAATACTAGCTGAAGCTCAAAACTTTACAAGAGACCTTGTAAATGAACCGGGAAATGTCATAAATCCTCAAAAACTGGCAGAAATCGCAGAAGAGCTTGCCAAAGAATATGGATTTGAGGTCAAAATATATGATGAAGATGAAATAGAAAAAATGGGAATGAATGCTTATCTGGCTGTTGCCAGAGGAAGTGCAAATCCTCCAAGATTTATTCACCTAACATACAAACCTAAAAAGGCTAAAAAAGAGATAGCCCTTGTTGGTAAAGGTTTAACATTTGATAGTGGTGGTCTTAATATAAAGCCGGGAGATTATATGAGATGGATGAAATCTGACAAGGCCGGAGCATGTGCCGTTCTGGGAATATTCAAAGCAATTGGTGAGCTTAAACCTGACGTGGCTGTTCATGGTGTTATCGCTGCAGCAGAAAATATGCCTGATGGTAAATCCTATAGGCCTGATGATATTATTGTTGCAAAAAATGGTGTAAGCATTGAGATTGGGAATACCGATGCAGAAGGAAGATTAACCCTTGCAGATGCATTGTGTTATGTATCTGAGCTTAAACCTGATGCAATTATAGATATGGCAACTCTTACCGGTGCTTGTATTGTTGCCCTTGGTGAATATACTGCAGGTGTAATGGGTAACAACCAGCGATTAATCAATCAGGTTCTTGAAACCTCTGAAAAAACTGGAGAATGGATGTGGCAACTACCATTTAACGATATGCTTAGAGAGCATATAAAAGCTCCTAATGCAGATGTTTATAACATTGGAACAACAAGATACGGTGGTGCTATAACAGCCGGATTATTCCTTGAAAAATTTGTTGATAA is a genomic window of Persephonella sp. containing:
- a CDS encoding 3-oxoacyl-[acyl-carrier-protein] synthase III C-terminal domain-containing protein; the encoded protein is MKVYIAKITKVLPPSYDFDYILEKSYSKEIFGERVAKLVKKFAKNMNIEQKPIAIDLDSIPEIKLKRKEDHPKKWGKKVINELSEEVGIENIGFLSVAYNTTYNKDFLPNLASQLVMETGINTDIPPEELAYYGCAAGVISLKNAAEFCKKFNKAAISFTFDQCSSVASFIYDPKNPLFKESIKSNLLFSDGGVGVLLIPESMKDKFNFPLIELIDFKVDYSPGNAIKMENGVFMLSNSLREEIPPIVSEKAIKPLLSEKNISVENIEEWAIHQGGPAILEQFKKPEILGLSEEQISEAYKMFNMYGNMSAPSCLLILDSYFSNKENKSGKKGMIVGFGAGYYIASALYQWS
- the ribD gene encoding bifunctional diaminohydroxyphosphoribosylaminopyrimidine deaminase/5-amino-6-(5-phosphoribosylamino)uracil reductase RibD, with product MMKNIDEKFMKMALQEARKAKGYTHPNPAVGAVIVKDGKIIGKGYHKKAGMPHAEKEAIKDAFSKGFDIAGSTMYVTLEPCCHYGRTPPCTEAIIDNRIKRVVVATLDPNPQVAGKGVEILRKQGIQVETGILEKEARKLNEDFFIYIRKKRPFVHLKIAQTLDGKIATKTGSSKWITGEKARRFAHKLRKEATAVLVGVGTALADNPQLTVRNYPSKKQPLRVLIDKYLQTPLDYKIFDSTAKTIVFVAEDIPEGQLKPFKNKENIQIIKLPLKEGRFDINDILKKLYELEVMHLLVEGGNSIITEFITSGIYDKISLFVAPKLIGEDGISAIGKLGVEDINEASKLRVEGIKRLPPDIYFELYPLKMED
- a CDS encoding desulfoferrodoxin family protein; translated protein: MPKINNYVDISQIDKEAKRDYIDRHSPFVHVEGEAVKGQKLKVKVKVGEEYCHPDDFDHYIAWVQLWDGDTFLGQATFVPGVQGNQCSQAEVDFYIVPTKNKLRLQAMSYCTKHGLWQGPEVEVEVKEAEAPAGV
- a CDS encoding beta-propeller fold lactonase family protein; amino-acid sequence: MLDNKDTGGNAKNAATSPDGKYAYVINDDGKMNVFDVSDPENMEQKNSSPIDTGITTPEDLKPSKDGEYAYVAGGNDGVAMLDLDKNNDGDKVDPENLTTVDPDGDNTKGSANALDVVNDGTNDYVVVADGDEGVALLKADPTNAGNELTNVDTKPTGDTSSNAKDVAASQDGQYAYVADEDNGLVTFKVDPNDENGDGNKLEKLNTDDTSKYGKAQAVAVSPDGKYAYVTVQEDSPDPAQAKAYLLTYALCNPEDPVLLNVEDLPKGNIPSDIVVSPEKKKLFIPDGENGLIEADISDQSKPEVDGFVNTDGSVNGVALKDDGTYAIVTDNDKGVKSIATDLIPPIVLGYASTYAAIDLTETKDKLYSLIADAYCGLRVADVSDPANPKILNDCVWDTTRYANSVAVSNDGNTAYVATSAGGVKVYDVSDKKAPNNVADIPVKSSGDSCNNEAINCDAAHDVYLDESRGLLFVAEGTAGLRIFNISDNTEKGSLDDGDTSSASNNDIRTVELTPDGQKAILGDIKRGVVIVDVSNPANPTEEQVISTGIGLQDSVAINGNYIYVAAGQNGVKVFDATSYNEVASLSYKEDSTDTIFANAIKISTDGKLAFVSDVDKGLVILDISNPANPVVLGMLDTPGESYSSVIDGDKSIGFVADGSKGLLLLDVSSFK
- a CDS encoding leucyl aminopeptidase codes for the protein MQFKITSGHLKNARTKAVISFVFKEQKKLPEEIAQLDEILEGAISALKREIKFNGDFGKVLTVPSLGKGKADFVILIGAGSKRDFDLDKARRLGAAAVRKMRNMKVDKAMIDAEALSIKDEDPDIAQAITEGVILGNYRFDKYMSKKDEFEPKEVQIRVKRKYKNAAEEKVKIGKILAEAQNFTRDLVNEPGNVINPQKLAEIAEELAKEYGFEVKIYDEDEIEKMGMNAYLAVARGSANPPRFIHLTYKPKKAKKEIALVGKGLTFDSGGLNIKPGDYMRWMKSDKAGACAVLGIFKAIGELKPDVAVHGVIAAAENMPDGKSYRPDDIIVAKNGVSIEIGNTDAEGRLTLADALCYVSELKPDAIIDMATLTGACIVALGEYTAGVMGNNQRLINQVLETSEKTGEWMWQLPFNDMLREHIKAPNADVYNIGTTRYGGAITAGLFLEKFVDKNIPWVHIDIAGPAHNTKGWYYHPKGATGFPVRTITTFLMENSK
- the polX gene encoding DNA polymerase/3'-5' exonuclease PolX, with protein sequence MYNINKDLANIFKKMAAIYEFLDDRFRAMAYQRAAHIIEDLPDDVRNYIATGKLYTIRGIGPSIASKIEEYVQTGKIQKYEELKKKVPEDFIELIDLPGFGPKTLKRIYEELGITTKEELIKALKDGRIERLEGFGPKKVENMLKGLQMYEISKRRILLWEALQISKYLIEKLKSNLKEIHKIEVVGSTRRRKETIGDLDILVTADDKDRLKIMDFFTSLDEVSEVLVKGPKKSSVIMKFEDKERQVDLRIFKDEEWGAALQYFTGSKQHNIHLREIAKEKGLKINEYGVFKVDTEEKIAGETEESVYEAVGMDWIPPELREDRGEIEAAMAHKLPKLVELKDIKGDLHVHSTWSDGVVAIKDIVDFVRNNYKYEYIVITDHSKSQRVAHGLDEERLLEEIKEIELINKMAGLDFVKKGSEVDILLDGSLDLSDEVLSQLDWVVASVHSHFNRDNTDRIIKAMENPYVNVIGHPTGRLIGLRDAYPVDMDAVIKAAKETGTALEINAQPRRMDIDDIWVRKAIEEGVKLVISTDAHNLGNFAFMEIGVAVARRGWATKKDILNTKSWKEIQKFVNAKRKKFGAKLVSK